In Asanoa sp. WMMD1127, one genomic interval encodes:
- a CDS encoding choice-of-anchor A family protein: MARKASWVAAAAVGAVAAGASLWMLTPASATGPVNPIEGGLGFLVLVERDATLTGTESEGPMAIGGDVTFGPDYRIAAERGVRVGDRDSPLVIGGRALLDAPPVVDAGVLGKGDDGLVLRATDPAAPVPGDRKASLEAQDALDFAGVFATFRERSAQFDTCAQTVRLRNSGGGELARPVSTPGTKAYVSLTANQTNVLNLTGDEFNNLSDLTFNTQPSADTPVLVNVRTGADYEWRTTNFAGVGDTQAPYILMNFPDATAITQVGADTAEGTIYAPRAAFTDVNTANNEGNLVVSSYRHGTAATNGGETHDLPFNTTVQCGKAAAATPATAPPASVEPTAGLGLPTELPTLPTETGEPSTAAASPAAPSVTPPAATDPAPMDSGLPWAWLSEPPYPTIDPAPEPTTGGPVTEEPLPPVGEAPLLPGDEPVVGGDTGTVDVSPSATPSGAVASWSASPAASPSASTEPAVVANYGPLPGQGGAESGESLTRPSNVRLAIAGLSILVVSFALLLLGRRRKRRHAAH, translated from the coding sequence ATGGCCAGGAAAGCCAGCTGGGTGGCCGCGGCGGCGGTAGGCGCCGTCGCGGCCGGCGCGTCGCTGTGGATGCTGACGCCGGCGTCCGCGACCGGACCCGTCAACCCGATCGAGGGCGGCCTCGGCTTCCTCGTGCTGGTCGAGCGGGACGCGACGCTGACCGGCACCGAGAGCGAAGGCCCGATGGCGATCGGCGGCGACGTCACGTTCGGTCCGGACTACCGGATCGCGGCCGAGCGGGGCGTACGCGTCGGCGACCGCGACAGCCCGCTGGTGATCGGTGGGCGGGCGCTGCTCGACGCGCCGCCCGTGGTGGACGCCGGCGTGCTGGGTAAGGGCGACGACGGCCTGGTCCTGCGGGCCACCGACCCGGCCGCGCCCGTCCCGGGCGACCGCAAGGCCAGCCTGGAGGCCCAGGACGCGCTCGACTTCGCCGGCGTGTTCGCCACCTTCCGCGAGCGCTCGGCCCAGTTCGACACCTGCGCCCAGACGGTGCGGCTGCGCAACTCCGGCGGCGGTGAGCTCGCCCGGCCGGTCAGCACGCCCGGCACCAAGGCGTACGTGTCGCTGACGGCCAACCAGACCAACGTGCTCAACCTGACCGGCGACGAGTTCAACAACCTGTCCGACCTGACGTTCAACACCCAGCCCAGCGCCGATACGCCGGTGCTGGTCAACGTGCGGACCGGCGCCGACTACGAGTGGCGGACAACCAACTTCGCCGGGGTCGGCGACACGCAGGCGCCGTACATCCTGATGAACTTCCCGGACGCCACCGCGATCACGCAGGTCGGCGCGGACACCGCCGAGGGCACGATCTACGCGCCGCGGGCCGCGTTCACCGACGTGAACACCGCCAACAACGAAGGGAACCTGGTGGTGAGCAGCTACCGCCACGGCACGGCCGCGACCAACGGCGGCGAGACGCACGACCTGCCGTTCAACACAACCGTCCAGTGTGGAAAAGCGGCTGCCGCGACGCCCGCCACGGCGCCGCCGGCCAGCGTCGAGCCGACCGCGGGGCTGGGGCTGCCCACGGAGCTGCCGACGCTGCCGACCGAGACGGGTGAGCCGAGCACGGCCGCCGCTTCCCCCGCCGCTCCCTCGGTGACGCCGCCGGCGGCGACCGACCCGGCGCCGATGGACAGCGGGCTGCCGTGGGCGTGGTTGAGCGAGCCGCCGTACCCGACGATCGATCCCGCTCCCGAACCGACGACGGGCGGGCCGGTGACCGAGGAGCCATTGCCGCCGGTCGGCGAGGCGCCTTTGCTGCCGGGTGACGAACCCGTCGTGGGCGGCGACACCGGCACCGTGGACGTCAGCCCGTCGGCCACGCCGTCCGGTGCGGTGGCCAGCTGGTCGGCGAGCCCGGCCGCCAGCCCGTCGGCCAGCACCGAGCCCGCGGTGGTCGCGAACTACGGCCCGCTGCCCGGCCAGGGCGGCGCGGAGTCGGGCGAGTCGCTGACCCGGCCGTCCAACGTCCGCCTGGCCATCGCCGGCCTGTCGATCCTGGTGGTCAGCTTCGCCCTGCTGCTGCTCGGCCGCCGCCGGAAGCGCCGGCACGCCGCACACTGA